From Fusarium oxysporum f. sp. lycopersici 4287 chromosome 10, whole genome shotgun sequence, the proteins below share one genomic window:
- a CDS encoding transcription initiation factor TFIIH subunit 1, giving the protein MAIPVGRTLFKKKEGILTLTSDHQLVTWTPNSGGPATVSLNINNITNLQQTPDSSPKVMLKIFEKVGDAEPATYLFHFNTAEAKDEAKAVKDLLSSLLASTRGNDASVPKPSGASGGSSTPNPGAGSGTGGGSGSASMAFASAVNSQNASSSRWFDDSQLKNDIELQQSLMRKDTSLHQTYVEAMQTKPDSLSGAAFNSQFWSTRTNLLRAHAIEINQKKGAYNVLSTVKPKTVDGELKLNISVEQVQMIFAQHPLIKRVYNENVPKLSEADFWSRFFLSRLSKKLRGERVAENDPNDPLFDKYDPAENTVAFQSKIMANQVPHFIDIEANEENQGGFKSGNAKDVEMRPRANIPIVKTLNSLSEKIMANVAPSDVNTDDPDGGYNAYVQLALRDLKGDAKEHRIMLNVKEQNKFFSKHDSAPSKQAAVFEKQVPSEVLFEIVGDLETLESDGAGGINIQAAMGFDEESESDEDTPKRPHVGSRSALLAADKDIMKGVRQQRAQKYGHETDAVEPMGLPVEISRKCSLTHATTIEFLHQFWNAFLSGDPDRAGELQYLAESLGRSLARINAVAEEADKEREEIIRSRKKEIRDHFQRTGKKIRWRSDNVGGGKAAVIALMQPTMNALEKAQADYSRALAAEGIQISTEA; this is encoded by the exons ATGGCGATCCCAGTGGGACGTACCCTTTTCAAAAAGAAGGAGGGCATTCTGACTCTCACAAGTGACCATCAGCTGGTCACTTGGACTCCTAATTCAGGAGGCCCTGCCACAGTCTCACTAAAcatcaataacatcacaa ACCTCCAACAGACCCCAGATTCTTCACCAAAGGTTATGCTCAAAATCTTTGAAAAGGTTGGAGACGCAGAGCCTGCTACATATCTCTTTCACTTCAACACCGCCGAGGCCAAGGATGAGGCAAAGGCTGTCAAAGATCTATTATCCAGCCTATTAGCTTCTACGCGCGGCAACGATGCTTCTGTTCCAAAACCATCCGGCGCAAGTGGTGGCTCTTCAACGCCCAATCCAGGCGCTGGTAGTGGCACTGGTGGTGGTAGCGGTTCCGCGTCCATGGCCTTCGCCAGCGCTGTCAACTCACAGAATGCTTCATCCTCGCGCTGGTTCGATGACTCGCAGCTCAAGAACGACATCGAGTTGCAACAGTCACTGATGAGAAAAGATACAAGTCTGCATCAAACATACGTTGAAGCAATGCAAACCAAGCCCGACTCCTTATCAGGAGCCGCCTTTAATTCACAGTTCTGGTCAACCCGGACAAATCTTCTCCGAGCCCATGCTATTGAGATAAACCAGAAGAAAGGAGCATATAATGTCCTCTCAACCGTCAAACCCAAGACTGTTGATGGCGAACTAAAACTAAACATCAGCGTAGAGCAGGTGCAAATGATATTCGCACAACATCCTCTGATCAAACGTGTATACAACGAGAATGTCCCCAAGCTATCTGAAGCGGACTTCTGGTCCCGTTTCTTCCTCAGCAGACTTTCCAAAAAGCTACGCGGTGAGCGAGTCGCCGAGAACGACCCTAATGACCCTTTGTTCGACAAATATGACCCTGCTGAGAATACGGTTGCCTTTCAGAGCAAAATCATGGCAAACCAAGTACCGCATTTTATCGACATCGAGGCCAACGAAGAGAATCAAGGAGGCTTCAAAAGTGGAAACGCGAAGGATGTCGAGATGCGTCCTAGGGCCAATATACCAATTGTGAAGACCCTCAACAGTCTCAGTGAGAAGATCATGGCCAACGTTGCGCCTTCTGATGTCAACACTGATGATCCCGATGGTGGTTACAACGCATATGTCCAGCTGGCTTTGCGTGATCTGAAGGGCGACGCGAAGGAGCATCGTATTATGCTCAACGTGAAGGAACAGAACAAGTTCTTTTCAAAACATGACTCTGCGCCCTCGAAACAAGCTGCGGTTTTCGAAAAACAGGTTCCTAGCGAAGTTCTGTTCGAGATAGTGGGAGATCTCGAGACTCTTGAGAGCGATGGTGCTGGCGGAATAAATATACAGGCAGCAATGGGATttgatgaagagagcgaaAGTGACGAAGATACTCCCAAACGGCCGCATGTTGGATCACGCTCCGCTCTCTTAGCTGCTGACAAGGACATCATGAAGGGTGTGCGCCAGCAACGCGCTCAAAAATACGGCCACGAGACGGATGCCGTTGAGCCCATGGGGCTCCCTGTTGAGATCTCCCGCAAGTGCAGTCTTACCCACGCAACGACCATCGAGTTTCTGCATCAGTTCTGGAACGCATTCCTCTCGGGCGACCCGGACCGCGCTGGTGAGCTACAGTACCTAGCCGAGTCTCTCGGCCGGTCACTGGCACGTATCAACGCCGTTGCAGAGGAAGCCGACAAGGAACGGGAGGAAATCATTCGCAGCCGGAAGAAAGAGATCCGCGATCATTTCCAGCGAACCGGTAAGAAGATCAGATGGCGATCAGATAATGTTGGAGGTGGCAAAGCTGCCGTGATTGCTTTGATGCAACCAACTATGAATGCTTTGGAGAAGGCTCAAGCCGACTACTCGAGGGCTCTCGCAGCAGAGGGGATACAGATATCGACTGAAGCATGA
- a CDS encoding 2-oxoglutarate dehydrogenase, mitochondrial, with protein sequence MLRNSLCRASSQLLRGARCSAASSTASISTLSARTSSWKLAASRRPLAVAARRNYATSATSAPPDPNDNFLSGSTASYIDEMYMQWRQDPESVHVSWQIYFKNMESGEMPISQAFQPPPNLVPNMTGGVPRLAGNLAMEDGSDVTNHLKVQLLVRAYQSRGHHTAKIDPLGIRGTNDAKGFSNIKPKELTLEHYGFTEKDMDTEYTLGPGILPRFKRDGREKMTLREIVDACERIYCGSFGVEFIHIPDRDKCDWLRERLEVPTPFKYSVDEKRRVLDRLIWSSSFESFLATKYPNDKRFGLEGCETLVPGMKALIDRSVDYGVKDIVIGMPHRGRLNVLSNVVRKPNESIFSEFAGTNGAEDEGSGDVKYHLGMNFERPTPSGKRVQLSLVANPSHLEAEDPVVLGKTRAIQHYNNDEKTHRTAMSVLLHGDAAFAAQGIVYECLGFHSLPAFSTGGTIHLVVNNQIGFTTDPRFARSTAYCTDIAKAIDAPVFHVNADDVEAVNFVCQLAADWRAEFQHDVVIDLNCYRKYGHNETDQPSFTQPLMYKRITEKEPQIDIYVNKLIEEGSFSKADVDEHKQWVWGMLEESFTKSKDYTPTSKEWTTSAWNGFKSPKELATEVLATNETSVKSTTLEHIGTVIGSTPEGFHVHRNLKRILANRTKSVVEGKNIDFPTAEALAFGSLVTEGYHVRVSGQDVERGTFSQRHAVFHDQETEDTYTPLQHLSQDQGKFVISNSSLSEFGALGFEYGYSLSSPHALVMWEAQFGDFANNAQCIIDQFIASGEVKWMQRTGLVMSLPHGYDGQGPEHSSGRLERYLQLSNEDPRDFPTGEKLVRQHQDCNMQIAYMTSPANLFHILRRQMHRQYRKPLVIFFSKSLLRHPLARSNIEEFTGENAGFQWIIPDPEHETGAIKAPEEIERVILCSGQVWAALHKHRSENNLDNVAITRIEQLNPFPWQQLKENLDQYPNAKTIVWCQEEPLNAGAWSFTQPRIETLLNNTEHHTRKHVMYAGRNPSASVATGLKQVHMKEERELLEMAFTVKQDKLKGE encoded by the exons ATGTTGAGGAATTCGCTCTGTAGAGCTAGCTCGCAGCTCCTTCGCGGTGCTCGATGCTCTGCTGCCTCGTCTACCGCCTCTATCTCGACCCTCTCGGCCCGTACATCATCATGGAAGCTCGCCGCCTCCCGCCGCCCTCTGGCCGTTGCTGCTCGTCGCAACTATGCGACCAGCGCGACTTCTGCGCCTCCCGATCCTAACGATAACTTCCTCTCCGGAAGCACCGCTAGCTACATCGATGAGATGTACATGCAGTGGAGGCAAGATCCTGAGAGCGTCCATGTCTCTTGGCAGATCTACTTCAAGAACATGGAGAGCGGCGAGATGCCCATCTCTCAAGCTTTCCAGCCTCCTCCTAACCTGGTCCCTAACATGACCGGTGGCGTCCCTCGCCTTGCTGGCAACCTGGCCATGGAGGATGGCTCAGATGTCACCAACCATCTCAAggttcagcttcttgtccGCGCTTACCAGTCTCGCGGTCATCATACCGCCAAGATTGATCCCCTCGGTATCCGAGGTACAAACGATGCCAAGggcttctccaacatcaagcCCAAGGAATTGACTCTTGAGCACTATGGTTTCACCGAGAAGGACATGGACACCGAGTACACCCTCGGCCCTGGTATCCTGCCTCGCTTCAAGCGTGATGGTCGTGAGAAGATGACTCTCCGTGAGATTGTCGATGCTTGCGAGAGAATCTACTGCGGTTCTTTCGGTGTTGAGTTTATTCATATCCCTGACCGTGACAAGTGCGACTGGCTCCGTGAACGTCTTGAGGTCCCTACTCCTTTCAAGTACTCTGTCGATGAGAAGCGCCGTGTTCTTGACCGACTTATCTGGAGTTCCAGCTTCGAGTCTTTCCTGGCCACTAAGTACCCCAACGACAAGCGATTCGGTCTCGAGGGTTGTGAGACCCTTGTCCCTGGTATGAAGGCTCTCATTGACCGCAGTGTCGACTATGGTGTCAAGGACATTGTCATCGGTATGCCTCACCGTGGTCGTCTTAATGTTCTCTCCAACGTCGTCCGAAAGCCCAACGAGTCTATTTTCAGCGAGTTCGCTGGTACAAACGGTGCCGAGGATGAGGGATCTGGTGACGTCAAGTACCATCTTGGTATGAACTTCGAGCGTCCCACTCCCTCCGGCAAGCGTGTTCAGCTTTCTCTGGTCGCCAACCCTTCGCATCTCGAGGCTGAGGATCCCGTCGTCTTGGGCAAGACCCGCGCTATCCAGCACTACAACAACGATGAGAAGACTCACCGCACCGCCATGAGTGTTCTCCTTCACGGTGATGCCGCCTTTGCTGCCCAGGGTATCGTCTACGAGTGTCTCGGCTTCCACTCTCTCCCCGCCTTTTCTACCGGTGGTACCATTCACCTCGTCGTCAACAACCAGATTGGTTTCACCACCGATCCTCGATTCGCCCGATCTACCGCCTACTGTACCGATATTGCCAAGGCCATCGACGCTCCTGTTTTCCACGTTAATGCTGATGATGTCGAGGCTGTCAACTTTGTCTGCCAGCTTGCTGCCGATTGGCGCGCCGAGTTCCAGCACGATGTTGTCATTGACCTCAACTGCTACCGAAAGTACGGCCACAACGAGACCGACCAGCCTTCCTTCACCCAACCGCTCATGTACAAGCGCATCACTGAGAAGGAGCCTCAAATCGACATCTAcgtcaacaagctcatcgagGAGGGTTCTTTCTCCAAGGCGGATGTCGATGAGCACAAGCAGTGGGTCTGGGGCATGCTCGAGGAGAGCTtcaccaagtccaaggacTACACTCCTACCTCCAAGGAGTGGACCACCTCTGCTTGGAACGGTTTCAAGTCTCCCAAGGAACTGGCCACCGAAGTTTTGGCTACTAACGAGACAAGTGTCAAGAGCACCACTCTCGAGCATATCGGTACCGTTATTGGAAGCACTCCCGAGGGCTTCCATGTTCACCGCAACTTGAAGCGTATTCTCGCCAACCGAACCAAGTCTGTTGTCGAGGGCAAGAACATCGACTTCCCTACTGCCGAGGCTCTGGCCTTTGGTTCTCTCGTTACTGAGGGTTACCACGTCCGTGTCTCCGGTCAGGATGTCGAGCGTGGCACCTTCTCTCAGCGACACGCTGTCTTCCACGACCAGGAGACCGAGGATACCTACACTCCCCTTCAGCACCTGAGCCAGGATCAGGGCAAGTTCGTCATCTCTAACTCTTCCCTAAGTGAGTTTGGTGCTCTGGGCTTTGAGTATGGTTACTCGCTGTCCTCACCCCACGCCCTTGTCATGTGGGAGGCCCAGTTCGGTGACTTTGCCAACAACGCTCAATGTATCATCGACCAGTTTATCGCTTCTGGTGAGGTCAAGTGGATGCAGCGAACCGGTCTTGTCATGTCTCTGCCCCACGGTTACGATGGTCAGGGTCCCGAGCACTCTTCTGGACGTCTCGAGCGATACCTTCAGCTCAGCAACGAGGATCCCCGTGATTTCCCCACTGGTGAGAAGCTTGTCCGTCAACACCAGGACTGCAACATGCAGATCGCCTACATGACCTCTCCTGCCAACTTGTTCCATATTCTCCGCCGCCAGATGCACCGCCAGTACCGCAAGC CCCTCgttatcttcttctccaaatCTCTTCTCCGTCACCCTCTGGCTCGTAGCAACATTGAGGAGTTCACTGGCGAGAACGCTGGCTTCCAGTGGATTATCCCTGATCCCGAGCATGAGACTGGTGCTATCAAGGCTCCTGAGGAGATTGAGCGCGTTATTCTCTGCAGCGGTCAGGTCTGGGCTGCCCTTCACAAGCACCGATCTGAGAACAACTTGGACAATGTCGCCATCACTCGCATTGAGCAGCTTAACCCCTTCCCTTGGCAACAACTCAAGGAGAACCTTGACCAATACCCCAACGCCAAGACCATCGTCTGGTGCCAGGAGGAGCCTCTCAACGCCGGTGCCTGGAGCTTCACTCAGCCCCGTATCGAGACTCTGCTCAACAACACTGAGCACCACACCCGCAAGCACGTCATGTACGCTGGCCGAAACCCTAGTGCTTCCGTCGCCACTGGTCTCAAGCAGGTTCACATGAAGGAGGAGCGCGAACTCCTCGAGATGGCTTTCACTGTTAAACaggacaagctcaagggcgAGTAA